A single genomic interval of Pseudopipra pipra isolate bDixPip1 chromosome 29, bDixPip1.hap1, whole genome shotgun sequence harbors:
- the SMG5 gene encoding nonsense-mediated mRNA decay factor SMG5 isoform X1 yields the protein MSQGGGAAGESGEPEAKVLHTKRLYRAVVEAVHRLDLILGNKAAYQDVFKPENISLRNKLRELCVKLMFLHPVDYGRKAEELLWRKVYYEVIQLIKTNKKHIHSRSTLECAYRTHLVAGIGFYQHLLLYIQSHYQLELQCCIDWTHVTDPLIGCKKPVSASEKEMEWAQMACHRCLVYLGDLARYQNELAGVDTELLAERFYYQALSVAPQIGMPFNQLGTLAGSKYYNVEATYCYLRCIQSEVSFEGAYGNLKRLYDKAAKMYHQLKKCETRKLSPSKKRGKDIKRLLVSFMYLQSLLQPKSSSLDSELTSLCQSVLEDFNLCLFYLPSPPNLGSSSEDEEEYESGYSFLPDLLIFRMVIICLMSVHSLKRAGSKQYSAAIAFTLALFSHLINHVNIRLQAELEEGENPVPAFQSDGTDDQESREPVNSIEKEAEAELANHQPSEEQRKSNCKKSKKYSRLSCLRRRRHPQKADESDLSEGFDSDSSQGSIKGSDGSESGSEKSDEEAEAAFDVETDSDMNSQESRSDLEDMEDEPGEEGSSRGKSGPKEALKNCVDGSGLGDSKSPSISKTEAADPAVNGPASLSTNDASIASNLQAMSTQLFQTKRCFRLAPTFSNILLKPNSEPPALKDGIESKPCVNGDLEKPSLAEQDDVSDSEESISSNKSCRNERSLQEKLEIVTNEGLLLTVKVFLDWLRTNTDLIIMCAQSSQSLWNRLSVLLNLLPSAADLQESGLALCDEVKDILSEAELPDLKASLLLPEDVALRNLPPLKNAHRRFNFEQDRPIFSAVEESVVRICCIRSFGHFITHLQGSILQFNSELGIFISIAQSDQDNLLHQAQAQFHMAAEEARRNRLMRDMAQLRLQLEVSQLEGSLQQPKAQSAMSPYLVPDTQALCQHLALVKQLATSGRFIIIIPRTVIDGLDFLKKENAGARDSIRYLEAEFKKGNRYIRCQKDVGKSFERHKLKRQDLDAWNLYKILDSCKQLTVSQGSGEDDTTGMVTIITGFQLEDPSTFSVPMQSAIQAAASASVEIKNVLEFYKQWKEMG from the exons ATGAGCcagggcggcggggccgccggcgAGAGCGGCGAGCCGGAGGCCAAGGTGCTGCACACCAAGCGGTTGTACCG GGCAGTGGTTGAGGCCGTGCATCGACTGGATCTCATCCTTGGCAATAAGGCAGCGTATCAGGACGTGTTCAAGCCAGAGAACATCAGCTTGAGGAACAA GCTGCGGGAGCTGTGCGTGAAGCTGATGTTCCTGCATCCAGTGGATtatggaagaaaagcagaagaactGCTCTGGAGAAAAGTTTACTATGAAGTTATCCAgctcattaaaacaaataaaaag CACATCCACAGCCGCAGCACTCTGGAGTGCGCGTACCGGACTCACCTGGTGGCTGGCATAGGGTTTTACCAGCACCTCCTGCTCTACATCCAGTCTCACtaccagctggagctgcagtgctgcatcgACTGGACGCACGTGACGGACCCTCTCATAG GCTGCAAGAAGCCCGTGTCTGCATCGGAGAAGGAGATGGAGTGGGCACAGATGGCATGTCACCGATGTCTAGTTTACCTGGGAGATCTAG CTCGCTACCAGAATGAGCTGGCAGGTGTGGACACGGAGCTGCTGGCGGAGCGGTTTTACTATCAAGCCCTTTCTGTTGCACCACAAATTG GAATGCCCTTCAACCAGCTGGGGACATTGGCAGGCAGCAAATACTACAATGTGGAAGCAACCTACTGCTACTTACGCTG CATCCAGTCTGAAGTGTCCTTCGAAGGTGCCTATGGGAACCTGAAGCGGCTGTATGACAAAGCAGCCAAGATGTATCACCAGCTGAAGAAATGTGAAACCAGGAAGTTGTCTCCAAGCAAGAAACG AGGCAAAGACATTAAGAGGTTGCTGGTGAGCTTCATGTACCTGCAGAGTCTTTTGCAGCCAAAGAGCAG CTCTCTGGATTCTGAGCTGACGTCTCTCTGCCAGTCTGTGCTGGAGGATTTCAACCTGTGCTTGTTCTACCTGCCCTCTCCTCCTAACCTGGGCTCAAGTAGTGAAGATGAAGAAGAGTATGAGAGCGGCTACTCCTTCCTTCCTGATCTCCTGATCTTTCGCATGGTCATCATCTGCCTTATGAGTGTTCACAGCCTCAAGAGGGCAG GTTCCAAGCAGTACAGCGCAGCCATTGCCTTCACGCTGGCCCTCTTCTCTCACCTGATAAATCACGTCAATATTCGCCTCCAGGCAGAGCTAGAAGAAGGGGAAAATCCCGTCCCAGCCTTTCAGAGTGATGGCACAG ATGATCAGGAATCACGGGAGCCTGTGAACTCAATTGAGAAGGAAGCTGAAGCTGAGTTGGCCAATCATCAGCCCAGTGAGGAACAGCGGAAGAGCAActgcaagaaaagcaagaaatacTCCCGGCTCTCCTGTctgcgccgccgccgccaccccCAGAAAGCGGATGAGAGCGACCTGAGCGAGGGCTTTGACTCTGATTCCAGCCAGGGCTCCATCAAGGGCAGCGATGGCTCAGAGAGTGGCTCAGAGAAGAGTGATGAGGAAGCAGAAGCTGCTTTTGATGTGGAGACAGACTCTGACATGAACAGCCAAGAGTCTCGGTCTGACTTGGAGGACATGGAGGATGAGCCGGGTGAGGAGGGAAGCAGCCGAGGCAAAAGTGGGCCCAAAGAGGCCTTAAAGAACTGTGTGGATGGCAGTGGGCTGGGGGACTCCAAGAGCCCAAGCATCTCTAAAACTGAGGCAGCAGATCCAGCAGTCAATGGGCCAGCTTCCCTGAGCACTAACGATGCAAGCATAGCCAGTAACCTGCAGGCCATGTCCACCCAGCTGTTCCAGACCAAACGCTGCTTTCGCTTGGCCCCCACGTTCAGCAACATCCTCCTGAAACCCAACAGTGAACCACCTGCCTTGAAGGACGGGATAGAGAGCAAGCCATGTGTCAACGGAGATCTGGAGAAGCCCAGCTTGGCAGAGCAAG ATGATGTGTCTGACTCCGAGGAAAGCATTTCAAGTAACAAATCCTGCAGGAATGAGCGATCccttcaggagaagctggagatCGTGACCAACGAGGGGCTGCTGCTCACTGTCAAGGTGTTCCTGGACTGGCTGAGGACGAACACAGACCTCATCATCATGTGTGCTCAG agctcccagagCCTGTGGAACAGGCTATCTGTGCTCCTGAACCTTCTGCCTTCTGCTGCAGACCTGCAGGAATCAG GGCTGGCCCTGTGTGATGAAGTCAAGGACATCCTGAGTGAGGCTGAGCTCCCAGACCTGAAGGccagcctcctgctcccagaAGATGTGGCCCTGCGCAATCTCCCCCCTCTGAAAAATGCACACAGGAGGTTTAACTTTGAGCAGGACCGGCCCATTTTCTCAGCAGTTGAGGAG TCTGTCGTGCGGATCTGCTGCATTCGGAGCTTCGGTCACTTCATTACCCACCTCCAGGGCAGCATCCTGCAGTTCAACTCGGAGCTTGGGATCTTCATCAGCATAGCACAGTCGGACCAAGACAACTTGCTGCACCAGGCCCAGGCCCAGTTTCACATG GCTGCAGAGGAAGCTCGTCGGAACAGGCTCATGAGAGACATGGCTCAGCTTCGACTGCAG CTGGAGGTGTCTCAGCTGGAGGGAAGTCTCCAGCAGCCCAAAGCACAGTCAGCCATGTCTCCTTACCTTGTCCCGGACACCCAGGCCCTTTGCCAGCACCTGGCCCTTGTCAAGCAGCTGGCCACCAGCGGGAGGTTCATAATCATCATCCCTCGCACAG tTATCGATGGCTTAGACTTCCTGAAAAAGGAGAACGCCGGTGCTCGGGACAGCATCCGGTACCTGGAGGCAGAGTTTAAAAAGGGAAACAG GTACATTCGTTGCCAGAAGGATGTTGGGAAGAGCTTTGAGAGGCATAAATTGAAGAGACAAGATTTAGATGCCTG gaatctctaTAAAATACTGGACAGCTGCAAACAACTGACAGTGTCCCAAGGGAGTGGAGAGGACGACACCACGGGA
- the SMG5 gene encoding nonsense-mediated mRNA decay factor SMG5 isoform X2 yields MSQGGGAAGESGEPEAKVLHTKRLYRAVVEAVHRLDLILGNKAAYQDVFKPENISLRNKLRELCVKLMFLHPVDYGRKAEELLWRKVYYEVIQLIKTNKKHIHSRSTLECAYRTHLVAGIGFYQHLLLYIQSHYQLELQCCIDWTHVTDPLIGCKKPVSASEKEMEWAQMACHRCLVYLGDLARYQNELAGVDTELLAERFYYQALSVAPQIGMPFNQLGTLAGSKYYNVEATYCYLRCIQSEVSFEGAYGNLKRLYDKAAKMYHQLKKCETRKLSPSKKRGKDIKRLLVSFMYLQSLLQPKSSSLDSELTSLCQSVLEDFNLCLFYLPSPPNLGSSSEDEEEYESGYSFLPDLLIFRMVIICLMSVHSLKRAGSKQYSAAIAFTLALFSHLINHVNIRLQAELEEGENPVPAFQSDGTDDQESREPVNSIEKEAEAELANHQPSEEQRKSNCKKSKKYSRLSCLRRRRHPQKADESDLSEGFDSDSSQGSIKGSDGSESGSEKSDEEAEAAFDVETDSDMNSQESRSDLEDMEDEPGEEGSSRGKSGPKEALKNCVDGSGLGDSKSPSISKTEAADPAVNGPASLSTNDASIASNLQAMSTQLFQTKRCFRLAPTFSNILLKPNSEPPALKDGIESKPCVNGDLEKPSLAEQDDVSDSEESISSNKSCRNERSLQEKLEIVTNEGLLLTVKVFLDWLRTNTDLIIMCAQSSQSLWNRLSVLLNLLPSAADLQESGLALCDEVKDILSEAELPDLKASLLLPEDVALRNLPPLKNAHRRFNFEQDRPIFSAVEESVVRICCIRSFGHFITHLQGSILQFNSELGIFISIAQSDQDNLLHQAQAQFHMAAEEARRNRLMRDMAQLRLQVPKTAPSTQDGAVLGQCRVGLSSLTDPLLHLALCSVCWEVGRARWSFAG; encoded by the exons ATGAGCcagggcggcggggccgccggcgAGAGCGGCGAGCCGGAGGCCAAGGTGCTGCACACCAAGCGGTTGTACCG GGCAGTGGTTGAGGCCGTGCATCGACTGGATCTCATCCTTGGCAATAAGGCAGCGTATCAGGACGTGTTCAAGCCAGAGAACATCAGCTTGAGGAACAA GCTGCGGGAGCTGTGCGTGAAGCTGATGTTCCTGCATCCAGTGGATtatggaagaaaagcagaagaactGCTCTGGAGAAAAGTTTACTATGAAGTTATCCAgctcattaaaacaaataaaaag CACATCCACAGCCGCAGCACTCTGGAGTGCGCGTACCGGACTCACCTGGTGGCTGGCATAGGGTTTTACCAGCACCTCCTGCTCTACATCCAGTCTCACtaccagctggagctgcagtgctgcatcgACTGGACGCACGTGACGGACCCTCTCATAG GCTGCAAGAAGCCCGTGTCTGCATCGGAGAAGGAGATGGAGTGGGCACAGATGGCATGTCACCGATGTCTAGTTTACCTGGGAGATCTAG CTCGCTACCAGAATGAGCTGGCAGGTGTGGACACGGAGCTGCTGGCGGAGCGGTTTTACTATCAAGCCCTTTCTGTTGCACCACAAATTG GAATGCCCTTCAACCAGCTGGGGACATTGGCAGGCAGCAAATACTACAATGTGGAAGCAACCTACTGCTACTTACGCTG CATCCAGTCTGAAGTGTCCTTCGAAGGTGCCTATGGGAACCTGAAGCGGCTGTATGACAAAGCAGCCAAGATGTATCACCAGCTGAAGAAATGTGAAACCAGGAAGTTGTCTCCAAGCAAGAAACG AGGCAAAGACATTAAGAGGTTGCTGGTGAGCTTCATGTACCTGCAGAGTCTTTTGCAGCCAAAGAGCAG CTCTCTGGATTCTGAGCTGACGTCTCTCTGCCAGTCTGTGCTGGAGGATTTCAACCTGTGCTTGTTCTACCTGCCCTCTCCTCCTAACCTGGGCTCAAGTAGTGAAGATGAAGAAGAGTATGAGAGCGGCTACTCCTTCCTTCCTGATCTCCTGATCTTTCGCATGGTCATCATCTGCCTTATGAGTGTTCACAGCCTCAAGAGGGCAG GTTCCAAGCAGTACAGCGCAGCCATTGCCTTCACGCTGGCCCTCTTCTCTCACCTGATAAATCACGTCAATATTCGCCTCCAGGCAGAGCTAGAAGAAGGGGAAAATCCCGTCCCAGCCTTTCAGAGTGATGGCACAG ATGATCAGGAATCACGGGAGCCTGTGAACTCAATTGAGAAGGAAGCTGAAGCTGAGTTGGCCAATCATCAGCCCAGTGAGGAACAGCGGAAGAGCAActgcaagaaaagcaagaaatacTCCCGGCTCTCCTGTctgcgccgccgccgccaccccCAGAAAGCGGATGAGAGCGACCTGAGCGAGGGCTTTGACTCTGATTCCAGCCAGGGCTCCATCAAGGGCAGCGATGGCTCAGAGAGTGGCTCAGAGAAGAGTGATGAGGAAGCAGAAGCTGCTTTTGATGTGGAGACAGACTCTGACATGAACAGCCAAGAGTCTCGGTCTGACTTGGAGGACATGGAGGATGAGCCGGGTGAGGAGGGAAGCAGCCGAGGCAAAAGTGGGCCCAAAGAGGCCTTAAAGAACTGTGTGGATGGCAGTGGGCTGGGGGACTCCAAGAGCCCAAGCATCTCTAAAACTGAGGCAGCAGATCCAGCAGTCAATGGGCCAGCTTCCCTGAGCACTAACGATGCAAGCATAGCCAGTAACCTGCAGGCCATGTCCACCCAGCTGTTCCAGACCAAACGCTGCTTTCGCTTGGCCCCCACGTTCAGCAACATCCTCCTGAAACCCAACAGTGAACCACCTGCCTTGAAGGACGGGATAGAGAGCAAGCCATGTGTCAACGGAGATCTGGAGAAGCCCAGCTTGGCAGAGCAAG ATGATGTGTCTGACTCCGAGGAAAGCATTTCAAGTAACAAATCCTGCAGGAATGAGCGATCccttcaggagaagctggagatCGTGACCAACGAGGGGCTGCTGCTCACTGTCAAGGTGTTCCTGGACTGGCTGAGGACGAACACAGACCTCATCATCATGTGTGCTCAG agctcccagagCCTGTGGAACAGGCTATCTGTGCTCCTGAACCTTCTGCCTTCTGCTGCAGACCTGCAGGAATCAG GGCTGGCCCTGTGTGATGAAGTCAAGGACATCCTGAGTGAGGCTGAGCTCCCAGACCTGAAGGccagcctcctgctcccagaAGATGTGGCCCTGCGCAATCTCCCCCCTCTGAAAAATGCACACAGGAGGTTTAACTTTGAGCAGGACCGGCCCATTTTCTCAGCAGTTGAGGAG TCTGTCGTGCGGATCTGCTGCATTCGGAGCTTCGGTCACTTCATTACCCACCTCCAGGGCAGCATCCTGCAGTTCAACTCGGAGCTTGGGATCTTCATCAGCATAGCACAGTCGGACCAAGACAACTTGCTGCACCAGGCCCAGGCCCAGTTTCACATG GCTGCAGAGGAAGCTCGTCGGAACAGGCTCATGAGAGACATGGCTCAGCTTCGACTGCAG GTGCCCAAAACTGCTCCCAGTACTCAAGATGGGGCCGTGCTGGGGCAGTGCAGAGTGGGACTGTCATCTCTCACTGACCCTCTGCTGCATCTAGCCCTCTGCTCCGTGTGCTGGGAGGTTGGAAGGGCCCGATGGAGCTTTGCAGGGTGA
- the TMEM79 gene encoding transmembrane protein 79, with protein MAAADPVLPPEEVALLELGEVALDKVPPAPDEHLEDPDATLPWDRCQHSAQGQPEPAEAKRRSSPEGGREDPEEAAPTCPPAEAEEDEEGPGLPVMAAHVFVPIDPQCIEQSPCKQKQHPAPWPQEEGRGGHIPPSNRPSSLHHKQVFLPLGPSRYQDPLGFEGRVAKPPAEAPQCPCARDCGSNNLKAVASVVGALLLCPCLIYGAYVFLPFDAPLLPTVSARLVYTLRCATFATFPVVLGMIVSGISRLCSSALEPFGELQREVEIHRTYVSQSIQLFILYFFNMAVLATYLPQELLKLIPLLTGLFAISRLIFWLSYAISRSFRAFGFSMTFLPLLAMLLWNLYGMFVLEPENLLSVAAPKPEGLSKESGAKLRHWG; from the exons ATGGCTGCCGCAGACCCTGTCCTGCCCCCCGAGGAGGTGGctttgctggagctgggggaagtGGCCTTGGACAAGGTGCCACCAGCCCCGGATGAACACCTAGAGGACCCCGATGCCACCCTGCCATGGGACCGGTGCCAGCACAGCGCCCAGGGCCAGCCAGAGCCTGCAGAGGCAAAGAGGCGCTCGAGTCCCGAGGGCGGCCGTGAAGACCCCGAGGAAGCTGCTCCCACCTGCCCACCAGCCGAGGCtgaagaggatgaggaaggcCCTGGGCTGCCCGTGATGGCAGCCCACGTCTTTGTGCCCATCGACCCACAGTGCATCGAGCAGAGTCCCTGCAAGCAGAAGCAGCACCCTGCTCCATGGCCccaggaggaaggcagggggggCCACATTCCCCCCAGCAACAGACCCAGCAGCCTCCACCACAAGCAGGTCTTCCTCCCCCTTGGCCCCTCGCGCTACCAGGACCCCCTGGGCTTTGAGGGGCGCGTGGCCAAGCCCCCGGCTGAGGCGCCACAGTGCCCGTGTGCCAGGGACTGTGGCTCCAATAACCTCAAGGCCGTGGCCTCAGTGGTGGGggccctgctcctctgcccctgcctcATCTACGGTGCCTATGTCTTCCTGCCCTTCGACGCTCCGCTGCTGCCCACTGTCAGTGCCCGCCTGGTCTACACGCTGCGCTGCGCCACCTTCGCCACCTTCCCCGTGGTGCTGG GGATGATTGTCAGCGGCATCTCCCgcctctgctcctctgccctggAGCCCTTTGGGGAGCTGCAGCGGGAGGTGGAGATCCACCGCACCTACGTCTCCCAGTCCATCCAGCTCTTCATCCTCTACTTTTTCAACATGGCCGTGCTAGCCACCTACCTCCCTCAGGAGCTCCTCAAGCTCATCCCGCTGCTCACGGGGCTCTTTGCCATCTCCCG gttGATTTTCTGGCTGTCCTATGCCATCAGCCGCTCCTTCCGTGCCTTCGGCTTCAGCATGACCTTCCTGCCGCTCCTGGCCATGCTGCTCTGGAACCTCTATGGCATGTTTGTCCTGGAGCCCGAGAACCTCCTCTCTGTGGCAGCACCAAAGCCCGAGGGCCTCTCCAAGGAGAGCGGAGCCAAGCTCCGGCACTGGGGGTGA